A portion of the Gammaproteobacteria bacterium genome contains these proteins:
- the accA gene encoding acetyl-CoA carboxylase carboxyl transferase subunit alpha — translation MNINFLDFEQPIAELEAKIAELRFVENDSEINISDEIRRLQGKSDALTKSIFSNLDAWQVARMARHPQRPYTLDYVKRIFTDFEEIHGDRLFADDAAIITALARLNGRPVAIIGHQKARDTKEKIRRNFGMPRPEGYRKAMRIMQMAERFNLPVLTFIDTPGAYPGVGAEERGQSEAIAKNLQVMAQLKVPVICTVIGEGGSGGALAIGVGDRVLMLQYSIYSVISPEGCASILWKNAEKIKDAAEAMQITAPQLIKHGLIDSVITEPLGGAHRDYDKAADALAAQLSKSLEELDGVETSELLESRYQKLRNFGVYK, via the coding sequence ATGAATATCAATTTTCTGGACTTCGAACAACCCATTGCCGAGCTTGAAGCCAAGATCGCAGAATTGCGCTTTGTGGAAAACGACTCAGAGATCAACATCTCGGACGAGATCAGGCGCTTGCAAGGTAAAAGCGATGCTTTAACCAAATCAATTTTTTCTAATCTGGATGCCTGGCAAGTTGCACGCATGGCCAGACACCCGCAGCGTCCGTATACCCTGGATTATGTGAAGCGTATTTTCACCGACTTCGAAGAAATTCATGGTGATCGTTTGTTCGCCGACGATGCGGCGATTATTACTGCATTGGCCCGATTAAACGGTAGACCAGTCGCGATCATTGGTCATCAAAAAGCACGCGACACCAAAGAAAAAATTCGCCGTAACTTTGGTATGCCGCGACCTGAAGGTTATCGTAAAGCCATGCGCATCATGCAAATGGCCGAGCGTTTTAATCTCCCGGTTCTGACTTTTATAGATACGCCTGGCGCCTATCCGGGAGTGGGGGCTGAAGAGCGCGGCCAAAGTGAGGCAATCGCAAAAAATTTACAGGTCATGGCGCAACTCAAGGTTCCGGTTATTTGTACTGTGATCGGTGAAGGCGGGTCCGGTGGCGCGCTGGCCATTGGTGTTGGCGATCGTGTTTTGATGTTGCAATACAGTATATATTCGGTGATCTCTCCCGAAGGTTGCGCATCGATCTTGTGGAAAAATGCCGAAAAGATCAAAGACGCGGCTGAAGCCATGCAAATTACCGCCCCGCAATTGATCAAGCACGGATTGATCGACAGTGTGATCACTGAACCTCTGGGTGGCGCACATCGTGACTACGATAAAGCCGCAGATGCACTGGCAGCGCAACTGTCAAAGTCACTTGAAGAGCTGGACGGGGTGGAAACGTCTGAGTTACTCGAATCACGTTATCAAAAGTTGCGTAATTTCGGCGTGTACAAATAA
- the tilS gene encoding tRNA lysidine(34) synthetase TilS produces the protein MQCLISENLESFFGQLTDPPDKILLAYSGGLDSSVLLHALRKCCSQYNFSLSAIHVDHQLQNASTQFSDFCNDQCMAYQVPLKIKQVCIDENSGESIEAMARHARYEVFHKCIESKTYLLTAHHADDQIETFFLQLLRGAGPKGLGSMQHVQDFGAGKLARPFLHLSRQQLLAYAQQHKIEYIDDPSNLSERFDRNYLRQAILPLLQQRWPGSDQSILRSIQHIATEHKVLSEILEKKLHKLVIGNVLHINEFLQQAVELQPLLLRQWVELCGHQQPSTKILNEIQKQILNTSPESNTRISWSNVEIRAYQNKVYIMRCFPDSALQALHGQELCAGQSLVLPEKYGSLSFASNDREAPSLQVRFRVGGEKIRCKITQPSRSLKQLFNEKRVFPWMRSRIPLLFDGGDLVAVADLWVDADWLEQQKTRGFQVQWANRPAIFADQGAS, from the coding sequence GTGCAGTGTCTAATTTCTGAGAATCTGGAATCTTTTTTTGGGCAGCTGACCGATCCTCCTGACAAAATTTTGCTCGCGTACAGTGGCGGTCTTGATTCATCGGTGCTTTTACACGCTTTGAGGAAATGCTGTTCGCAATACAATTTCTCACTCTCTGCAATACACGTTGATCATCAACTGCAAAATGCTTCAACACAATTTTCCGATTTTTGTAATGATCAATGCATGGCATACCAGGTACCCCTTAAGATTAAACAGGTCTGTATCGATGAAAACTCGGGTGAAAGCATAGAGGCAATGGCGCGTCATGCCCGCTATGAGGTTTTCCACAAATGTATCGAAAGCAAAACGTATTTACTCACCGCGCATCACGCGGATGACCAGATCGAAACTTTTTTTCTGCAGTTATTGCGCGGGGCTGGTCCCAAAGGCCTGGGGTCAATGCAACATGTGCAAGACTTCGGGGCCGGTAAATTAGCGCGACCGTTTTTGCATCTGTCGCGTCAACAATTACTTGCTTACGCACAACAACACAAAATTGAATATATCGATGATCCGAGTAATTTGAGTGAGCGCTTCGACCGTAATTATTTGCGACAGGCCATCTTGCCATTGTTGCAACAACGCTGGCCCGGGTCTGACCAGTCAATATTGCGCAGTATTCAACATATTGCCACTGAGCATAAGGTTTTGTCGGAGATTCTGGAAAAGAAATTACACAAGCTGGTCATTGGGAATGTATTGCACATCAACGAATTCCTGCAGCAAGCGGTGGAGTTACAACCCTTGTTGCTCAGGCAATGGGTAGAATTATGCGGGCACCAACAACCGAGTACAAAAATTCTTAACGAGATTCAGAAACAGATCCTGAACACAAGCCCGGAATCCAATACCCGGATCAGTTGGTCAAATGTTGAGATACGCGCTTACCAGAATAAAGTTTATATAATGAGGTGTTTTCCGGACTCAGCATTACAGGCCCTGCATGGACAAGAATTATGTGCCGGGCAATCCCTGGTTTTGCCTGAAAAATATGGAAGTTTGTCATTTGCCTCGAACGACCGGGAAGCGCCATCCTTGCAAGTCAGATTTCGTGTTGGCGGGGAGAAGATTCGCTGTAAAATTACCCAGCCAAGCAGATCGCTTAAGCAATTATTCAATGAAAAGCGGGTTTTCCCATGGATGCGTTCGCGCATACCTTTACTGTTTGATGGCGGAGACCTGGTCGCAGTGGCGGATCTGTGGGTCGATGCCGATTGGCTGGAACAGCAAAAAACCCGAGGTTTTCAGGTGCAATGGGCAAATCGTCCGGCAATTTTTGCCGATCAGGGAGCAAGCTAA
- a CDS encoding CTP synthase translates to MTRFIFVTGGVVSSLGKGISSASLGALLEARGITVSMMKLDPYINVDPGTMSPFQHGEVFVTHDGAETDLDLGHYERFVNITTSKNSNFTTGRVYQDVLKKERVGDYLGATVQVIPHITDEIKTKIKAGSNDADICLVEIGGTVGDIESLPFLEAIRQLGVELGRKNCLFLHLTLVPFIKTAGEIKTKPTQHSVKELRSIGIQPDILLCRSEKPLPAAHRSKIALFTNVREEAVISANDADDIYGIPRLLHAQDLDDIVLEHFSITAPEADLTIWDKVVNAKTSFTATIDIGMVGKYMHLRDSYMSLNEALMHAGIHTATKVNIHYIEAEDFESSGLDRLRSLDAILVPGGFGERGVEGKVKAVQFARENNIPYLGICLGMQVAVIEAARNLNGWKDANSTEFDQTTANPVIALITEWQDISGEAQARDSESDLGGTMRLGAQDITLLPDTLIREIYGNDVIHERHRHRYEFNNNFIQEMENKGMVFSGRSSDNLVEVVEIPAHPWFVATQFHPEFTSNPRDGHPLFKSFVQAARNYAENK, encoded by the coding sequence ATGACTCGTTTCATTTTTGTAACCGGCGGAGTGGTCTCTTCACTCGGCAAAGGTATTTCTTCAGCCTCATTGGGCGCACTTCTTGAAGCTCGCGGCATTACGGTCAGCATGATGAAGCTCGACCCGTATATCAATGTGGATCCCGGTACCATGAGTCCGTTTCAACACGGTGAGGTCTTCGTGACCCATGACGGGGCAGAGACCGATCTGGATCTCGGTCACTATGAGCGTTTTGTAAATATCACCACATCCAAAAACAGTAACTTCACTACTGGCCGTGTGTATCAGGATGTATTAAAAAAAGAACGTGTCGGTGATTATCTGGGCGCGACGGTCCAGGTTATTCCACACATTACCGACGAGATCAAAACCAAGATCAAGGCAGGTAGTAATGATGCCGATATTTGTCTGGTTGAGATCGGTGGTACCGTCGGTGATATTGAATCATTGCCATTTTTGGAAGCCATTCGCCAGCTAGGCGTTGAACTGGGGCGGAAAAACTGCTTGTTCTTGCATTTAACTTTGGTGCCATTCATTAAAACTGCGGGCGAGATCAAAACCAAACCCACCCAACATTCGGTTAAAGAATTGCGTTCGATCGGTATACAGCCAGATATTTTATTGTGCCGTTCTGAAAAGCCTTTGCCAGCTGCACACCGCTCAAAAATTGCATTGTTTACCAATGTGCGGGAAGAGGCGGTTATCTCTGCTAATGACGCCGATGATATTTACGGTATTCCCCGTTTGTTACACGCACAGGATCTTGACGATATTGTGCTGGAGCACTTCTCAATTACTGCACCCGAAGCCGATCTTACGATCTGGGACAAAGTGGTGAATGCTAAAACTTCATTTACAGCAACGATCGACATCGGCATGGTTGGAAAATACATGCACTTGCGCGACTCATACATGTCCTTGAACGAAGCTTTGATGCATGCCGGAATACATACGGCCACAAAAGTAAATATCCATTACATCGAAGCAGAAGATTTTGAAAGCAGTGGCCTTGATCGTCTGCGTTCGCTTGATGCGATTCTGGTTCCAGGCGGCTTTGGTGAAAGAGGTGTAGAAGGCAAGGTTAAAGCTGTGCAGTTCGCCCGTGAAAATAATATTCCCTATTTAGGCATTTGTCTGGGCATGCAAGTCGCGGTTATCGAAGCCGCGCGCAACCTAAATGGCTGGAAAGATGCCAACAGCACTGAATTTGATCAGACTACGGCCAATCCGGTTATTGCCCTGATTACCGAGTGGCAAGATATCAGTGGTGAAGCACAAGCACGCGATTCAGAATCCGACCTGGGCGGCACCATGCGTTTGGGCGCGCAAGACATTACACTCTTGCCCGATACCTTGATACGTGAAATTTACGGGAATGATGTGATCCATGAGCGCCATCGTCACCGTTACGAATTCAATAATAACTTTATTCAGGAAATGGAAAACAAGGGAATGGTATTTTCCGGGCGCTCGTCCGATAACCTTGTGGAAGTTGTCGAAATTCCTGCACATCCATGGTTTGTTGCTACCCAGTTTCACCCCGAGTTCACATCCAACCCGCGTGATGGACACCCCTTATTCAAATCCTTTGTGCAAGCTGCGAGAAATTACGCGGAAAACAAATAA